TGAGCTTTATTCTCCTGATTTCGTGGTCTTTAGGTTCAAAGGAAAATGTCTCTCCTCCAAAATCCATTGAATATCCCTGAACAAGAATAAATCCACCGTCAAGGTTGACATCGCCCCATCGAAGATGCGTCAACTCGCCCAAACGCAAGCCCGTGTTTAATCCAAGGATAACCATGTCGTAAATGTGCATATTTTGAGCCGATGCAAGTATCCTTGAAATTTCCCCCTCTTCCCAAAAAGTGGGCGATTTTGAGGTTTTTGCCCTTATCAACCTCGGCCTCTCCACAACACCTTTAGGAATTATCTTCAAGCTCTCCAAAACTGTGATCATTTTCCCTATTCCTGTTAATTTTAGATCCACCGTCCGGGGGGCGAGGCCCTTGTCAAAAAGCCATTCCTTGTATTGATCGTAAATCTCCGGCGAGAGACTTTTGATTTTCTTTTCGGAAATAAACTCTTGGAAAACCTTCATCGCCTCCGCATGATATTCATACGTCCGTGGCGAATTAGAGTGAATCTTTGACCATCTCAAAAACCTTTCGATATAATCGTTCAGGTTCGTTTCAAAAAGAACGTCAAGCCGTCCCGTCTCTTGGAGCTTTGATTTCGCTTTGTAAAATTCGTCTTTAGCCTCCGATAAAACCGTTGTCTTGACCGCCCATCTTTTACGCTTCCGGTTTTTCAAATTCATGTTTTCAGCTTCTAAATAATAACCTCCTCTGTACTCGATAAGACGGAGCTTATACCCTGAAAAAACAACCTTTTCAATAGTTGCCATACTTTATCACCTCCTTTCTAAAAAACCTTCTTCCTTTTATCTACAAAACGATACTCTGTTAACCTCATTAGAAAAATGATCTGTTTACTTTTTCTGCTTTCTTATGTGAAGGCAAGGCAGACGACATATTTGGCTGTTTTCCCGAAAGAAGCTCCTCGATGGTTACATATATTCCGTTGTGCTTCATCATTTTAGTATTTCGTTCTATTACTCTAATGATACATTTACTACGTGAAAAGTCATATTATAGCCCACACTAACTGCTTCAATTACTCCTATAAAAACGATATTTTGTCCTTTACTTAACGAAAAATAGTTTAAAGTTGTGTTTTCAGGAAGATAGATTTTGGTTATGCTATTTGCATTTTTTAATTCTATCAATACTCCTGATGAAGGTAATTCCTTTTTAGGTGTTGTAAAAGTTCCAGTTAAACCTTCAGTAAAACCTTCCATAAAAGAACCGACAATAGATTTATTATACTTCTCCACGGATACTACTTCACCTATACCTATGCAATTTTTCCCAACATACATATTTGCATATTGTTCTTTTTGCACGTTAGTCAAAGAGCCCGTTTTTATTTCAGGCAAAGAGGAAATATGAACATAATCAGGGTGTTGTTTTTTCAAATCACGATATTTAGAGTAAATACTAAAGTTGAAGTAGTAATATGCATATGCAGTAACAGCAATTAAAGAAATAATTAGAATCAAAAATAACGTTGTTTTGTTTATATCTTCAGCCTTATTTTTTGGAGTGATTGTTTTTTCTTTTTCTGTATCAATTCTTTTTTCAGGAGTAGACTCCAATTTTGAGTAATCACCCTTAATGTAGTCCCATGTTGTCATTTTAGAATTACTTTGATTTTCTTGATCAATCGGCAAAGGCTTCGTCTTTTTATTAACTACAAAAGATGTTTTGCATTTAGGGCAAGATACTTTTTTCCCATCATCTGGTATTAGACTATCAGCTATATTACCTTCAAATCCACAATTATTGCATTTAACTTTCATAATAACCTCTCAATCGAAATCCAAATACTATTTCGATAATTAAAGTCACAATTTAGGGAAAAAACTTTCACCGTTCCTAAATAATGAGGAAGATGAAGAATAATTATGCAAGATTAATGGGACAGACTTATCAAACAGATTTATTTGAAGATTAATCGAATAATTCTTAAATAAGTTTCAGCTTTTCTAAAGGAATTTTTGGATCAATAGCGGTTTGTTCAATAATTCGTTTGGTATCGTCAGAAATTTCTGGTCGCTTCAATGCCTTTTTACTTAATTTCTTTATTGAATCGCATTTAGCAGAACATAGCTTTGCTACGTACCTAAACCCGTTTTTTGGATCCTCTATTTTCCTTAAGAGTTCATTTTTGACAATACTCTCACAATGTCTAACATCACAAAACGATATTCGTTCTTCAAGATGTCCACCAACCTTATCTTCCCAATCACTTTGTTTTATTTTTACAGTTAAACATTTCTTGCAAGCATCATAATCAGTAGTAAGGACGTGGAAAAAATAATTTTCTAAAAAACTATGTCCAGCAAGTTTATATTTTGGTTTTTTTATGCGAGTTGATTTTTCAATTGATTTAGTATCGTAATAAACATTATTCCGAAAAATCGGCAATAACCCTGTATGTTGGAAAAGCTTACTTTTCACTCATTTGGCCGATAAATCTAATACTTGATTTAGACCTTTCTTATTATTTTGTGTAGCTCCTATTTTTTTCATGGGTTTTGTATTATAAGCTATCTCAACAAGAGCCTTTGCCCCATATCCTGAAAGCGCCTCTAATACTTCATCTAAAATAGCCTGATCTTCTTCATCTAATTCATCAAAAGAAACGTTCTGTTTATCTTTAAATCTATAGACTATATATTCATCACCTCTTGTAGTATAGTTTGGTTCTTCGACAATGCTATTCTCCGATAATAATTCTTGAATATAATCATAGATATTTCTATCAAATGGCCCGTGTTTATATCTCAAATATTCAAAATCTGACATTTGCAGATCACGCCTTTCCATTGATACTAAATCGCTTATATAGGCGAGTTTCATTAAACCAGTAATTGTTGGTGATTGATGGTTTTTTATCAAATAAGCAAGTAGTTGCTTGGTCTTTTTCATATAGCAATAACCCCATTTATTAGAATATTCCAATAAAATTATACCATATCTGCATAAGAAAATGTCAAGAAATATTTTAAATAGTTTATTCATGTATTTTATTCATCCCACTACCACTAACTGGTACATTCCATACAGATATAGACTAAAAATTGACCGGGGCCATTACAACCCCGGCCTTGGTTTTTACTCTTCTTTGGTTTCAGGATCGCCCTGATACTTTTCACGCTCTTCAAAGGGCACTTGGCCCCATTTTGAATAAACCTCTTTTAGCCGCCTTCCTTTTTCAATTCCGGCCTTGACACTTTCGTCATGCTCTCCGCCTATCGAGGCCGAGATAGTTTTAGGCCGATATTCCCTAAAAGCCTTATGGAAAGCCTCCTCTTCCTTCTTTTTGCGCCGGGCCTCAACGTCAATCCCAAAACGCTTTCGCATGACCTCCTCCGGTGTCATGTTGTGTGTTTCGCTCATTTTTGCAATTACGTTTAAAACGTATTCTTTGTCAAGCTCCTTAAATCGACACACAATATCGACCGCCTCCATTAACTCCGCCTCTCGCTGCTCTTTGATTTTCTCCAATGCCGTTTCAATTTCGCCCATGTTATTTTCCCTCCATTTTCTCGATTTCAACTTCGGCTGATACAGGGCCGTCCAAAGCGAAATCTTTTTCAGAAATTTTCATCTCATATTTTGTCTTTTCGTATTCGATTCGATACCGCCCGTCCATGCTAATCGGTATCATGTCCGAGATAAAAATATGTTCATGTCCGAAAGTGCCTCCGGTTGCTTTCAAATACCACCGCCTATCAGCCCCCAAAAGTTCGGGCCTGCAACAAATCTTCAATCGCACATTCCGCAAAGCCGGATTTTCTTGAAAAATAAAACTCTCCCCTTCGAGATCGCCTCGACCGACCAGAAACGCCTTCTCCTCTTTTGCCGGGTTTTCCTTTTTTTCATTTTCCATTTTTTTGTCCTCTTCTATTTCGTTAAGTTTTCTCTGGGCCAATTCTTTTGAAATCAACCCAACCCTTAAATCGTTCAAAATATATTCTCGCTTTTCCATTTTAAAATAGGGCCACGCTTTGAAAATCTTTTTGTGTATAAATTCGTGTCGGCTCTCCCGATAAAGTAAAAACGCCCATGCCGAGCGCAATCACAAAATCATCATGCATGTTTGATTTATGATCGATGCGGAGGCCGTAACTCGTTTCAATAATCATTACTGTTAGCAATTCTTTGATTAATTCGTCATGTTTGAAAATCTTTATCGTTCGGTCTTTGAAAACCCCAAGAAGGGCCTCGGTCATTTTTGTGAGATTTCCGCCAGAAAAAACAAACTCCTCAATCTTCACATTACGGGCCTTTAATCGCTGTATCAGGCCGATGCTTTGCCAAGGGTCAATCACAAGTCTTGATTGTCGGAAGTTGCGCCACAAATGAATTAAATGACTTTCAACATCGGCAATGTTTACCTCGGCCCCACGCTTCCCCTCAAAGCTCTTGACATGATCAAGAATTATCCGCCCCGATTTCCAATTACGGTGAACGACACTAATCACGGTTCGATCTGAACGGAGGCCAAGATCACATGAAATAGTAAACCGTTCACCCTGTCCACTATCCCGATTTCTCAATTCCGGGTCAATCGATGCGTCAACGTCTTCCTTTGTCAAAAAGTTATCGCTCCCAACTGTCCATTGATTTCTGTGGAGGCGTTTAAACATAAACTCCGGCAATCTCTTTTTCTCACTTTCGAGGTATTGGTCGTCAACCCAACTTGCTAAATTCTCATGCGACCAATAAAAGTACATTTTCGGGTCTTTGCCCTCTTTTCCCCGTTCGTAATAATCAAAAAGCGGATTTCCCGGAAACGGCTGATTTCCCGCATAAGTCACGACAAGCGTCAAGGGATTTCGCCTCGCCGGAGAGGGAGCCACCGCCTCCAATAGCTTGTAATCCTGAAAACCCCACATTTCATCAATCACGATTGCCGAGCAGTCATAGCCGTGTGCGCTCACCGAGTCGGCACTAATGACCTGATACCAGCCTCCATTCCGGGCCTCTATGCGATCTCTCTTTATCACAACCTCCTGTCGCAGTACTGGCGAGAGTTCAAAAGACCGTTTTACAAAGTCGAATATCCGCCGGGCCTGTTCAAGGTCGTTTGCAAGCGAGATGATTTCAGGATATTGCTCACCATCTGCCAACAAAAGATATGCGATGCATAAGGCTGCGAGAGTGCTTTTCCCATTCTTTTTCGGCACCGAGAAAACGGCGAGGTCGTATTTTCTCAATCCGTCCGGGGTGAGATCATAAAACACGGGCCGGATAAAGTTGTCGATCTGCCATTGTTCAAGTCTAATGGGCGATACGCTGTTGTCTTTATTTCGCACATAGAAAAACTTTTCGGCAAACTCTATGAAATCAATCTTTTTCGGTTTCATGCTTTACCTCGTTTTCGTTTAGGTATTGCTCAAAGGGAGTCGCCCGCTCAAATGACCTCGGTTCATGTAGTTTTAGTAATGTCAAAGTTAATCGGATGCTGTTATGACAAGCCAGATAAAATGCGGATAGTGCGGATTTGACCTTTAAGTCTCCCCCCTCGGCCTTAACGAAAGGCCCTCCGTTCTCTCGAATCCAAAAATCAATAAGTCTCGTGTACCCTGATAATTGGATAACTTGATCTATTAAAAGCGATTGACCCTCCGTCATCATGGCCTGACCGCCGAGATCAGCGACAAGGCCCGCCCGAAGGCTGTCAAGCTCCCCCTCAATCTCCGTTTTCCAAGGCAAGTCCGGCACCTCTCCCGTTTGTAGATAAGCATTTCCCCCGTGTTTAAGGCTTTGCTTATTGCCTTCCTTGAATTGTGAGGGCGTTTTATTCCCTTCCTTAAAAGACGTTTCATTTGGGCCTGAAAACTGGCCCTTTTTATTTCTATCTGTCATGTTCACCCTCCAATGCGATAATCAGCAAAATTAAATACCCTGTAAGATCAAGTAAAGTGTCCTCTTTGAAGTTCTTTTCCCCACTTGAAGCGATGCGGGAAAGTTTGTCGTCAATCCTTACCTTTAGGGCCTCAATCGGTGGAGCCTTTGAGAATATCCCGACCGGATTAAAAACCGAGTTTCCGTAATCCCAGTTTTTCCTTATCAGGAGATCGCTGATCTCTTCACATTTCGCCTTGATCTTATCCTCGGTCATTTTCCCCCCATTCAATAAGACTTTTGCGCTCACTCTCCGGCACATTGAGAAGATCAAACGCCTTGTGAATCGTTACAATCTCACAACTCCCGCCATTCAGGGCGTTCAAGAATGCACTCCGGGAAATACCCGCCTTTTCAAAGTCATATTCCTTGACCTTCATTTTCCTGTAATAATTTATTTCAACCTTTAAATGAGGCTTCAAACTCATTGACAACCCCCCAAAAATGGCGAATAACTTATCTCTGGTAAAGTATTCAACACCCCAACCCCCCGATTTCCCAACGCTTTTCCCTTAAAAGAGTGAGATGATACCAACTTGATACAAAATGACCTATTTTCCCCTAAAATATCAACTCTTGATAATGCTTCTTTTAGGGGCAATATTCCTAAATTACTGTAATTATTGACTATTCCCATTTAAACCCCGCCGATCTTGAAGCATTTTAGTAATTTTTACTAATAAGTTTAGATTCCTTCTATGGTGCAACCATAGTAGTTGCCCAACTATACCAACTAAAGCAACTAACACCATTTTCCTTAATAATATCAATAAGTTACTTGGTTGTCCTATTTCAACCTTTTTGGTTGCCTTGGTTGGGTTGGTTGCCTTGGTTGGGTTGGTTGGTTTAGTTGCCATAATATATATATTCCCCTAAAGGATAGAATACTTAACACCGCCTCGACCTTTACCGCTTTTAAGGATTGTCCCCCGGTTTACGAGATCGCTTAATATTTTATATGCGCTTCCTTTATTAATTCCAAGGGCATCGCCTATATCTGTAATTCCACAAGCCCCCGCATCCTGTAAAAATTCTATAATTTCGCCTTGTCGTCCGCTCAATTCGTAAAGACTTGCCTCGCCTTCACAACTCCAAAGCCCGGTCTCCCAATCGATATTTAATTTTAGGCTTTGCTCCTCTATATCCCTTCCTGTTAAAATCAGCTTTGCCCCCACCTTCCCGGCCTGTCTGTAAAGCCCCCAAAGACAATCACCTACAGCACCCTTTCCTGTAGACCCCAATATGTCAGATACAGCATCAGGGTCGGCAAGTGCCTTCTTATGATGATCGATCAGGAGAATGGAAGTATTTAGATTTTGAGCTACTTCTTGGAGTGAGCCGATTGCGTTGGTAACTGCATTAACGTCATTCTGATCAACCCCAATGGCCCTTGACAGCGTATCCACCACAACAAAGCGATATTGCCAACGTTCGATCTGCTTTGCCAATAACTGCCCCCCGCCTTTCCCAAGATCACCAAAACGCTCTCTAAACAATTTTGATGTTATAAAATCTGCGGGCAATCCCGGCGACCATCCTTGTTTCTGCATTCTGTCTTTTAGACGGCGAGGGTGATCTTCGAGGGCAATAATTAGAACACGTCCAGGGTCAACCTTTTTTCCGAAAACAACTCCCCCAGAAGCAACCGCCTGTCCAAGCTGAAGGCCCATCCAACTTTTTCCTGTTTTTGGTCGACCCCCCAGAATCGCAACTCCGACCGACAACATCTCCGGTATAATCCAAGTTGGTGCAGGAAATTCTGTATTTAGAATGTCATAAGTGGAGAGGAGGCCGGGAAGGCGGTCAGTACTGTTGCCCTCTTCTCGGATTGCAATCTGTTCCTGTTCTTCAAGCTCCTGTCTATCCATCAATAGCCCTCTCGTACAATTCGAGTTTTGCTTCCCAATCATGCCCTAAAAGAATTTCGTAATGATATTCAAAAATTTCCCGGCTCTCCATCAAGAATCTACTCCACTCAAAGCCGAGCGATTTTGGGGTGATCTTGTCGATCATAATGTCAAGCTTGTACAACAACCCAGCCAACTTTAAAGTTTCCGACTTTACCCATTGCTTAAACATTTTTTCCCGTTCTCGCCTTTGTCGCTTCTCTTCAATCTCCCGCCTTATTTCCGGGGCGATTGGCTTCCCGATTATATTAAGCCCCGCCTTTTGCGCTAAAAATGACAAGGCCGACTTTGTGTCCAGCTTGTAAAAGCATTCGCAAAAATCAAAAACATCTCCGCCTCGATTACACGAAAAACACCACCACCGCCCTTGGTCGGGATAGATTTTGAGGCTCGGCGTTCGATCTTCATGGAGAAAACACTTACAAAAACCCCCCCGATTAATCGCCAGCCCCGCCTCTTCCATAAGTGAGGGGAGGTCAGTCAAGGATTTTACCAACTCGAAATTAGTCATTTTTGGTTTCCGAAAAAAGTTCCGAGACGGATTTTCCAAGCACCGAGGCGATCCGCTCTTTTTCATCTTCCGAGGGAGTCCGCCATCCGCAAACGATTTCACTCAACCGAGATGGTATCATTTCGATCTGGGAGGCAACCCAATATTGCGTGATCCCCTGTCTTAAGATTTCTGTTTTTAAGGCAATATTTTTTGACATTTCCTACACTCCAAAAAATTCTTATTTTCTTTAATTATATAAGATAATTTTCTTAATTCAAGAGTATTTATATGCATATATACACTTATTTAGACGCTTTTTATGGGAAATGCGAAAAAGGTGTCAAAATCTAATGGGTCAAAGGGCGGAAATTAAAAGTCTTTTTTGAGTCTCGAATGGGTTTGCCCGCACCACCGACTACAATGTTCTGTCGTTTTATTCGTGGATAAAAAGAGGTTATTGCATGATTTTCTCCCTCTAACACGAAAAGCGCATCGCCCCAAAAGATGAAAATCTCTTGATTTTAAAAAATCGCTCAATAAAAGAAATGCCTTATGTTCTTTTGTTCGGGGTTCTCTATTACCAAAACGGAGAGTTACGCCGGGGTTTAAAGTGAAATCACCAATTTTAGAGAAATATGTATGTAATTCTGGTTTTATCGATGCGTTTAAACTCTCAATTCTATAATTTATTTTTTTGACGGCATCTTTCGCCTTTGAAAACATATCGTCTCTTTTATGAATATCTATACTTACCTTGAAATAATAATCACGAATTTCGATTAATTCATAAAGAATGTCAAATATCTCTTTTTTCAATTTTATATCTTTAATATTTTTATTCAAATAATTAACAAAAAGGATTGTCGATGGATTTAAGGTTCTTTCTGTTTTATCGCTCATTATCACAATTTTGGGTATTTCACGTTGTTTTTCCTCAAGCTCTCTTAATATCTTTTTTTCATTAATCCGTTTATCAATTTTTATAGTCTGTTTCATGTCCACACCCTCCTTTAAAATAATTATTCCACAATACAAGATATAGTCAAAGATAAAAAAAAGGGGGCCTGAAACGGCCCCCAAAGTGTTTAATCCAATACCGGAGGCTCTTCGCCGAATATCTCCTGATACATATCGGCCCTATGACTTAATACAAGGCTTTTCGCCTCCTCTTCCGAAATAAGCTCGGCGTGATTTTTCTCGCCTTGCCAATTCGTCCCATGACATACATAAAAACGCCCGTCTTTGAGCTTGCCAACTCCCAAGTGTCGGCCTGTCGCCCCACAAGTCATGTTGTGGCCGTCCCAATGATCTAAATTGTCGGTATAGGCCACAAGGCCCAAGGCGTTACCGTTTTCGTCATACAAAGTAACTTTACTCATTTTTAAACCTCCAAAAAACACTTAAATTTGAGTGAAAAATATGACCACCTTATTCCGGGGCGGTAAAATTACCAAAATAGTGATACATAATCGGTACAAAACCCCTGATTTTATGGCCTTTTTTGGTCGTTTTTGGTCTCTTTAAATTTCGGTAAGTATTGAAAATTATTGAATAAACTGGTGAGAAAACGCTACTTCTAATCCGTAGGTCGCAGGTTCGATTCCTGCCAGGCGCGCCAAATTTCCCCAATGATTTCAAAAACTTGGCAAAGAATCCGCCCTTTTTTTGGTTCATGAAAAATCTAAAACGCTTTATGTGTCGCTTTTGTGTCACTTTTTTTGTCTCGCCGTCGAGATAATCCGATAACCTGTTGACGGCATCTCTCCCGTCAGATTCGTCCACGGCATTGTATCGAAGAAACATCGATGCGGTTTTATGTCCCGTCTGTGCCATAATGACCGAATCGTGGATCCCGGCCTTCCTCATGTTTGTCGCAAAACAGTGGCGCAGGTCGTGCATCACGAAGTCTTTGATCCCCGCTCGTCTGCAGGCGCCTCCAAAGGCGGTGCGGATACTCTTCACAGGCCTCCTTTTATTGTAGATGAAAACAAACTTATGGGAGTGGCTTCTTGCCCCGTTAATGCGCCTAAATATCTCTAAAACATCATCGGTTAGGTAAACACATCTTTTCTGTTTCGTCTTTGTTTCAAAATTGTTTGCAATTTATTTATCAATTATTGTCCTTTTGGAATATTTCTATTTAAGTCGTAACATGATATGAATTTCACAAAATAGAAGAAATGTTAAAAATAACAGTTTGATTGTAAGTTGCTTTTCTGGTATCAAAACGCATTAAAATAAATAGATTCTTACAAATGCAAACAATTATTCATTAGCAAAATCATAAGGTTCTATCATGAGCAAGAAAAAGAGAATAGGCCAATACGACCATAAAGACAAGGATCGTATGAACAATCCCCCCATCGGGCTGGTTACCGCAGAGACGGACAAGGACGAGGGGAAGCAAAGATACGCCTATGATCCTCATATCGACCCGGAGTTGATGTTCGATTCGGGGAGGAGCGAGATCGAGAATATCATTGACGGCGGCCTTTCTGCCGAGAGCCTTGAGGAAGCAAAGACCGCCCTTCAGGAGTTGAAGAAAAGGCAGGAGCCGTACCTCAACTGGGCGGGGAAGTTGGAAAGGACGACCTTTGATGTGCCGACGGTGTCGCTCCACGTCCACGAGAGGATCGACCCGCACACAATTATCTTGACACTACCTTTTCTAGTAAGCGGGTAATAGTATATCAGGAAAAGGTATTCATATATTTTATGATTAAACAAATCCTGTGTATAAATTGTAGAAGTAATTCAGAAGCTAAAAAACCTTTTCTAAGATAGTTTATTCCTTCCTCACTCTTTTAATTCTTACGGTACATCCACCAGTGTTATTCGTCGGGTCACACTTATCATTTGTCGGGAGCCACAGTTCAAAGGAGCCGCCGTTCCATATTCGTATCCCAGCCCGCCCCTCGGAAACGAGCCCTTGTTACGAATCAGATTTTGATGTGAAACGGGTGTAAATTAAGGAATGTAATAGCTGATATCTATTTTATTGGAGGAAAAGATAAAAAGGCTCATTACCATCGCCGCTTTTTTGTGCTGTTTTATTATTTCCGGGATCTCCACCGCGGAGTACTGCCCGGATGTTAACGCCTACTGCGTAAAGTATAAGACCAGGACAACAGGCAATGTTGAGGCGAACCTCATCTACTATGCAAAGACATTAGAGGAGGCTAATGAAAAAATACGGTATTGTCAAGAAATTACTGCTGTGCGTGTACTGATCCCTGTTACCCGCCACAATACAGGATATAACCTATGAATTGGTATGATATTGTATACTGAAAAAAACAGAAAAAAGAGCAAGATTTTCTTTAAACAGGTCTTAAGTACCTTTCTAAGCTGATAGATGGTTTAGTCTTGACAGAAAAGTGGCGGAGAGAGTAAAATCCACCTGTAGATTAACTTCAATACTGGTGTCATTATCGGGGGCAGGACAATCCTGTCAGTTAATTAAAACCGTATTGTTGCTCACCGGCCACCAGAAAGTCCTCACTGTTTGGATAATTTTGCTTTGGGGTGTATCGAAGGGTGTGGAATTATGGAAGGCTTCAAGGAGTACATCGGGACTGGAGCTTTTACATATAAGCCCAATAAGCAGAGATTTCCAACGAAAACATATGGTCAGAAGGAAAACCACGCTTATTCTATTATAATATTCTTCTTTTTTGTTGCCTTCATTTTCAATAGAGTGACTTGGCGATCTTTACCGTTCCATAGAACTGATTACCTGTAAAGTTAGGGAATCATGAATAAAGTATACACTCTTACGATGACGATTCTCGTGATATTCTTTACCGTCGATTCCGCATTCGCGAATACTGGATACGGGATTTTTACACTATTACCCTATATATCTATTGTACCTTTTATCTACCTGTTCCTGAAACTGGGAGGGATATATCTCATAAAAGATCGGAGAAAGAGGTATAGAAGGATAATCTTGCTTCTTGTTTTCGGATACATCGGGGTTGCGGTTCTGGCTTTGGTTATAGCGGTGTACTTTGGACTAGATTGGCTAATGGATTTCGGCGAATTTTCCATGATAGCCGTCATCCCTTTTTTTGGCGTCCTCATCGGCGGATTTATGATTTACCTTGGAATTCGGAGCCTCACGCCAAACCGGCCGGCTTACCTTGAACCCGTACATCCTTTAAGGATGATAGTTTCCGGAATTGCCCTGGTGGCCGTGGTCTTTGCTTGTCTTTTCTGGATGAATCATCAGATCACTGAGTCAAAGAAGGAAAGGATAAGTCGCGAG
This genomic interval from Candidatus Zymogenus saltonus contains the following:
- a CDS encoding site-specific integrase — encoded protein: MATIEKVVFSGYKLRLIEYRGGYYLEAENMNLKNRKRKRWAVKTTVLSEAKDEFYKAKSKLQETGRLDVLFETNLNDYIERFLRWSKIHSNSPRTYEYHAEAMKVFQEFISEKKIKSLSPEIYDQYKEWLFDKGLAPRTVDLKLTGIGKMITVLESLKIIPKGVVERPRLIRAKTSKSPTFWEEGEISRILASAQNMHIYDMVILGLNTGLRLGELTHLRWGDVNLDGGFILVQGYSMDFGGETFSFEPKDHEIRRIKLNAAAFEVLSRLRPKSELSPWVFANKYGKPRKNNLHRDFRIVTRRAGVEDKGGWHSLRRTFAVHLLMNGADLESLRRLLGHSDIKTTQVYLNVTARFLDETVNLVGFRGQKETGVVIPFKKGMTT
- a CDS encoding zinc-ribbon domain-containing protein, which gives rise to MKVKCNNCGFEGNIADSLIPDDGKKVSCPKCKTSFVVNKKTKPLPIDQENQSNSKMTTWDYIKGDYSKLESTPEKRIDTEKEKTITPKNKAEDINKTTLFLILIISLIAVTAYAYYYFNFSIYSKYRDLKKQHPDYVHISSLPEIKTGSLTNVQKEQYANMYVGKNCIGIGEVVSVEKYNKSIVGSFMEGFTEGLTGTFTTPKKELPSSGVLIELKNANSITKIYLPENTTLNYFSLSKGQNIVFIGVIEAVSVGYNMTFHVVNVSLE
- a CDS encoding SocA family protein; the protein is MKKTKQLLAYLIKNHQSPTITGLMKLAYISDLVSMERRDLQMSDFEYLRYKHGPFDRNIYDYIQELLSENSIVEEPNYTTRGDEYIVYRFKDKQNVSFDELDEEDQAILDEVLEALSGYGAKALVEIAYNTKPMKKIGATQNNKKGLNQVLDLSAK
- a CDS encoding AAA family ATPase, which encodes MDRQELEEQEQIAIREEGNSTDRLPGLLSTYDILNTEFPAPTWIIPEMLSVGVAILGGRPKTGKSWMGLQLGQAVASGGVVFGKKVDPGRVLIIALEDHPRRLKDRMQKQGWSPGLPADFITSKLFRERFGDLGKGGGQLLAKQIERWQYRFVVVDTLSRAIGVDQNDVNAVTNAIGSLQEVAQNLNTSILLIDHHKKALADPDAVSDILGSTGKGAVGDCLWGLYRQAGKVGAKLILTGRDIEEQSLKLNIDWETGLWSCEGEASLYELSGRQGEIIEFLQDAGACGITDIGDALGINKGSAYKILSDLVNRGTILKSGKGRGGVKYSIL